In Deinococcus depolymerans, the following are encoded in one genomic region:
- a CDS encoding chlorite dismutase family protein, which translates to MMVDLDPSGQVTGREADRANRQFLNYAFFKLDPAFRRLPQAERDELKAEFLAAAQGWVADAPAEKGLILRPYSLVGVRGDVDFMLWRIAFDVRDFQESQARLNRTRLMGYLTQPYNFISMNKRSQYVNRVEGSGHGLEILPGQGQYLFIYPFVKTRAWYDLTPHSRQGMMDEHINASVPFKGVRINTSYSYGIDDQEFVVSFDSDYPQEFVDLVHRLRYTEASMFTLQDTPMFTCVKKDLAGVLDDLG; encoded by the coding sequence ATGATGGTGGACCTCGACCCGAGCGGTCAGGTGACGGGCCGTGAGGCCGACCGCGCCAACCGGCAGTTCCTGAACTACGCGTTCTTCAAACTGGACCCCGCCTTCCGGCGGCTGCCGCAGGCGGAACGGGACGAACTGAAGGCCGAGTTCCTCGCCGCCGCGCAGGGCTGGGTGGCCGACGCACCCGCCGAGAAGGGCCTGATCCTGCGTCCGTACTCGCTGGTGGGCGTGCGCGGCGACGTGGACTTCATGCTGTGGCGCATCGCGTTCGACGTGCGCGACTTCCAGGAATCCCAGGCCCGCCTGAACCGCACGCGCCTGATGGGCTACCTGACGCAGCCGTACAACTTCATCTCCATGAACAAACGCAGCCAGTACGTGAACCGCGTGGAGGGCAGCGGGCACGGCCTGGAGATCCTGCCCGGCCAGGGGCAGTACCTGTTCATCTACCCGTTCGTGAAGACGCGCGCGTGGTACGACCTGACGCCGCACTCCCGCCAGGGCATGATGGACGAGCACATCAACGCCAGCGTGCCGTTCAAGGGCGTGCGTATCAACACCAGTTACTCGTACGGCATCGACGATCAGGAGTTCGTGGTGAGCTTCGACAGCGACTACCCGCAGGAGTTCGTGGATCTGGTGCACCGCCTGCGTTACACCGAGGCGAGCATGTTCACCCTGCAGGACACGCCGATGTTCACCTGCGTGAAGAAGGACCTCGCGGGCGTGCTGGACGACCTGGGCTGA